The Pseudomonas hefeiensis genomic sequence TGCTCGCGATAGCGGTGGATCAGCAAACATCAATGCTGCTGACCTGACGCCTTCGCGAGCAGGCTCGCTCCCACAAGGGTTCTGTGGTGATGCAAATCCCGAGGCCACCGCAAAACAACTGTGGGAGCGGGCCTGCTCGCGATAGCGGTGGGTCAGCAAACATCAATGCTGCTGACCTGACGCCTTCGCGAGCAAGCCCGCTCCCACAGGGGTACCTCAACCCAAGCGGTGCTTCAACAGCACTTGGGCCCCGCCTTGCCGCCGTAACGGGCTTCCTGGCGTTCGCGGAAGAACGCCTCGTAGTCCATCAGCGGTTTGTCCGGGTGTTTGCTTTGCATGTGCTCGACGTAGTTGTCGTAGTCGGGCATGCCGACCATCAGGCGGGCGGCCTGACCGAGGTATTTACCGAGGCGACTCAAGTCATTGAACATCGTTGCAATCCTCTATTCAGGCGTCCGGCAGGGCCTGGAAGGGCGCTTCTTTATCCGTGCGTTCCTTGTGACCCCAGGCGGCGATACCGACCTTGAGCGCGTAGAACAGGATGCTGAAGACCACCAGCAGGAACAACACCGTCAGCGTTGCGTTGGTGTAGGCGTTGTACACCACATGCTGCATCTGCTCGATGCTCTTGGCCGGGGCCAGGATCTGGCCGGCGGCCAGGGCATCGTTGTATTTGCGCGCCAGGGCCAGGAAGCCGATCGCGGGTTAGCATCGAACAGCTTGATCAGGCCCGCCGTGGTGGTGCAGATCAACACCAGACCGCCGGCAGCATGGTCACCCAGACGTAGCGCTGGCGCTTCATCTTGATCAGTACCACGGTGCCGAGCATCAGGGCGATACCGGCCAGCATCTGGTTGGAGATGCCGAACAGCGGCCACAAGGTGTTGATGCCGCCCAGCGGATCGATCACGCCCTGGTACAACAGGTAACCCCACAGCCACGCAGCCGGCGGTGGCGATCAGGTTGGCGGCCCAGGATTCGGTGCTTGAGGGCCGGACGAACGACCAGCATCCTGCAGCATGAAGCGCCCGGCACGGGTGCCGGCGTCGACCGCGGTGAGAATGAACAGCGCTTCGAACAGGATCGCAAAGTGGTACCAGAACGCCATGGTGTTCTCACCCGGCAGCACCGAATGCAGGATCTGCGCGATCCCCACCGCCAGCGTTGGCGCCCCGCCGGCACGGGCCAGCACGGTGGTCTCGCCGATGTCATTGGCCACCGCCTGCAGTGCTTCGGGGGTGATTGCAAAGCCCCAACTGCTGACGGTCTGCGCCACGCTCACCACATCGCTGCCGACGATCGCCGCCGGACTGTTCATGGCGAAGTACACGCCTGGCTCGATCACCGAAGCGGCCACCATCGCCATGATCGCCACGAACGACTCCATCAGCATGCCGCCGTAACCGATGTAGCGGGCGTTGACTTCGTTATCGAGCATCTTCGGCGTAGTGCCCGAAGAGATCAGTGCGTGGAAACCCGAGACCGCGCCACAGGCGATGGTGATGAACAGGAACGGAAACAGCCCGCCCTTCCACACCGGCCCCGTGCCGTCGGTGAACTGGGTCAGTGCCGGCATTTTCAGCTCGGGCATGGTGACCAGAATGCCGATCGCCAGGGCGACGATGGTGCCGATCTTCAAGAAGGTGGACAGGTAATCGCGCGGCGCCAGGATCAGCCAATCGGCAACACGGCGGCAACGAAACCGTAGCCGATCAGCATCCAGGTGATTTGCACACCGGTGAACGTGAAGGCCTCGGCCCAGACCGGGTCGGCGGCCACTTGTCCGCCGAGCCAGATCGAGCCCAGCAGCAACAGCACGCCGATGAGCGAGATTTCACCGATGCGGCCCGGGCGGATGTAGCGCATGTAGATGCCCATGAACATCGCGATCGGGATGGTCGCCATCACCGTGAAGATCCCCCACGGGCTCTCGGCCAGGGCCTTGACCACGATCAGCGCCAGCACCGCGAGGATGATGATCATGATCAGGAAGCAACCAAACAGCGCGATGGTGCCGGGGACGCGGCCCATCTCTTCACGGACCATGTCGCCCAAAGAGCGACCGTTGCGACGGGTGGACAGGAACAGGACCATGAAGTCCTGCACGGCACCGGCCAGCACCACCCCGGCGATCAGCCAGAGCGTACCGGGCAGGTAACCCATCTGCGCCGCCAGCACCGGCCCGACCAGCGGCCCGGCACCGGCAATGGCCGCGAAGTGGTGGCCGAAAAGGATGTGTTTGTTGGTCGGGACAAAGTCCAGGCCATCGTTGTTGAGCACGGCGGGGGTGGCCCGGCGCGCATCGAGTTGCATCACGTTATTGGCGATGAACAGGCTGTAGTAGCGGTAGGCGACCAGGTAGATGGCCACGGCTGCGACGACGATCCAGAGGGCGTTGATCGGTTCGCCGCGGCGCAAGGCCACGACACTCAACGCACAAGCTCCCAGAACAGCCACGGCAAACCAGGCAAGGTGTTTAACCAGACGGGTTGTCATTGCGTGTCTCCTGCCGATATCCAGTGGATTGCGGCGATTGTTTTTATAGTGTGCCCCGACTATTCGGAGCCGGCTCAATATCCGTGGAAGCCGTCAATAAATAAATCCGCAGTACTACGTACGGGCCATCTACGTAGTTCTACGTAGACTCTTGTCGGATCCCTCTGTGAGAGCCCATGCAAACCCAATGCAGGCCAACGACTGTGGGAGCCGATGCAAACCCCATGCAGGCCAACGACTGTGGGAGCAAAGCTTGCTCGCGATAGCGGTGGGTCTGTCAGCAACAGCAGGCTATCCGACGCGATCGCGAGCAAGCTTTGCTCCCACAGCGTTATGATGCCGACCATTCGCCTCCCACCATTGAGTCTGGCCAGGAGTACACATGCTGCTCAAACACAAAATCGTCGCCCTGGGAATTCTGCCCCTGGTCCTGGCGATTGCTGTCATCTGCGCCTTGGTGATCTCGCTCAATCGCCAGTTGGGTGATCAACAGGCGCAACTGATCGAAGACAGCATCCTGGCCAGCAAGCGCGCCGAGCTTAAAAACTATGTCGAGATGGCGCAAAGCCTGATCGCCCCGCTGTATAACAACGGCCAGGGGGATGCGCGCGCGCAGCAGCAGGTGCTGGAGGAGCTGCGCAAGCTGAGTTTCGGCATCAATGGCTATTTTTTCGTCTACGATCGCCAAGGCCGCAGCCTGATGCACGCCCGGCAGTCCGAACTGGTGGGCCAATACCTCTGGGACATGAAAGATCCTCAGGGTCTGCCGGTGATCCAGGCACTGCTCAAGAGCGCCGAATCCGGCGAAGGTTTCCAGCGCTACGCCTGGAACAAGCCCTCCTCCGGCCAGGTGACCGACAAGCTCGCCTATGTGGTGATGCTCGATCGCTGGGGCTGGATGCTCGGAACCGGGATTTACCTGGAGGATGTCGAGCGTGCCACCCAGCAAGCCCGCGCGGAAGTGGCCCGGGGCATCCACACCACCATGCAGGCCATCGCCGCCATCGCGCTGGTGGCAGTGCTGCTGGTGTTTGCCGGCGGCATGACCCTCAACGTCAGCGAACACCGCCTGGCCGACAAAAAGCTGCAACGGCTGAACCAGCGCATCGTCAGCTTGCAGGAAGAGGAACGCTCGCGAGTGTCACGCGAGCTGCACGACGGCATCAGCCAATTACTGGTGTCGATAAAATTCCAGTTCGAACTGGCCAGTCATGTCCTCGAAAAGGGGCAGGAAAACGGCCTGGGCATCCTGAAAAACGCGACAGATCGGCTGGGGGAAGCCATTGGCGAGATCCGCAGCATCTCCCACGACTTGCGCTCTTCCCTGCTCGACACCCTGGGCCTGTCCGCCGCCATCGGTCAGCTCGCGGCCGAATTCCAGCAACGCAGCGGGCTTGAAGTGTCATACAAAAGCAACGAATTCGATTGCCGCCTGGAAAATGGAGCGCCCGTTTCGCTATTTCGCATTGCTCAGGAAGCCTTGACCAATATCGAGCGTCACGCCGGAGCGAAAAGTGTCGGCATCACCCTGTTCGGCTCCGGCGAGTCTTTGCGCCTGACGGTGGTGGATGACGGGATGGGGTTCAACGTGCCGCAGGTCGAACGTGGCCACGCCGGCATCGGCCTGCGTAATATCCGCGAGCGGGTCGAGCATTTCGGCGGACGGCTGGAAATGACCTCGGCGCCGGGACGAAGCGAGCTGGATATCCTGCTGCCCATGAACATGCCGGCGATACAAAGCTGATGCGCGCCCAACCTGACAAGAGCACCTGCCGATGAACCTGCCCCCTGTGATCCGCGTCGCGCTGGTCGACGATCATTCCCTGGTCCGCGATGGCATCAGGGCCCTGCTGTCCGTCATGCCCCAACTGGACGTGGTGGGCGAAGCCGAGAATGGCGCACAAGCTATCGAGATGGTCGGACGCTGCCAGCCGGACCTGCTGCTGATGGACATCAGCCTCAAGGACATGAACGGGCTTGAACTGACCCGCCTGCTGGGCAAGCAATACCCCAGCCTCAAGATCCTCATCCTGAGCATGTATGACAATTATGAGTATGTGAGCGAGTCCGTGCGCTCCGGCGCCAGTGGCTACGTGCTCAAGAACGCCCCTTCGCGGGAAATCATCGCGGCCATCGAAGCCATCATCAGCGGCGGCACCTTCTACAGCGCCGAGATCGCCCAACGGCTCGCCACCGACCAGACCACCGACAACGAGCTGACGCCGCGCGAGAGTCAGGTGCTGTACAAAATGGTCCAGGGATTGAACAACAAGGAAATGGCCCGGGAACTGGACATCAGCGTGCGCACCGTCGAAACCCATCGCCTGAGCATCCGCCGCAAGCTCAACATCGACAAACCCGCGGCCCTGGTGAAATACGCGATCGATCACGGGATCATTTCGCGCTAGGGACCCGGCTCGCGCTCGCGTTTTATGATTGAACCTCAGTCTGTCTATCGATCCGACTCGGCAGATCATCGGCGACCGTTCGATTGCGCCCGGTTCGCTTTGCCTGGTAAAGCAGCAGATCCACACGCTTGTAGAGCCCCTTCCAGGTTTCCTTGGGGCCCAGACTGCCGACACCGAAACTAGCGGTGACCGGCCCGACAGCGTCCAGCGTGACAGGCGTACCGTTCTCGATAGCCGCTCTCAAGCGCTCGGCGCATTCGTGGGCTTCCCGGGCATCGGTATCCGGCAGGAGCACAGCAAACTCTTCACCGCCGAGCCGACCGACGATGTCCCGTTTGCGCGCCGAGGTGCGCAGCAGGTGGCCAACTTCGCGCAAGACGTTATCGCCTACATCATGGCCATAGGTGTCGTTGATGCTCTTGAACTTGTCGATATCGCACAGGGCCAGGGACGTCGTTCCACACCGGTTCTTCATCAACATCGTCACCCGGTCTTCAAAGCCGCGCCGGTTCAAGACGCCGGTCAACGGGTCGAAATCGCGCTCGCGTCGCAAGTCATCGATCACATCGGCAATGGCGGCGGCCAGAATCGCAAAAGCGAGCCCAACGCCGAGCACCGCCAGGGACAACTGCAGGGCCTGCCAGAACACCGAGTTGGCGAAAGCAACCCGGTCGACGGGCGCCGAAAGCCCGACGGTCAACAGTGTCCGCGGAAAGAAATGCAGCGCGAAGGCCAGCAACACCCAGAACAATGCCTTGTCGACGAGCCGGCCGCGCACCAGCGATCTCAACTTGAGCGCCGCCACAAGCAGAATCGCGCCATAACCGAAGTTCTGGATGTAAATGCGCACGAGAAGGTTACGATCGATATAGAAGAACCAGGCCAGCGCCAGGGTAATGGCGCACACCACAACAACGTCCAGTCGCCAGCCGAGCCGTTGATGCGAGCGCAGCAAAACGCCTTCGGCCACCGCCAGGACCGCTGCGGTATACAGCGCGCCGGACACCACGGCATTGGGCCCGTGCCCAGGGGGCAGGCCGAAAATCTGCGATGTCGCGCCACACGCGAACAGAGCGCAGCCACCGGCCAGCAGCAGCAAATAATCGCGTTTTTTGTCGATAAACCACGCGCAGACGAACGCAACCCCAAAGACCGAGAGGATCCCGGGGACCATCAACATAAGTGTGATTCTGACGACTGATGGGTCCATCTGAAACTGGCTTCTCGCCGATCAAGGTCTGCAATGGCCCATGATGACAGAGCCGGGGACAGGAAACCTGCGAAGTTTGTCCGACCCACTGATGGCATAGCCTAAAGTGACAGCCTGCAAACACTTTTACTACACTGGCCCGCGTTGACTCTTTCCCACCCGAGACGTCCCATCCCATGAAAAACATAACAAGCACGATGACGTTCTGTGGCCTGCTGGCCTTGTGCGGCAGCGCGTTGGCCGAGCCAGCCCCTTCGCATCTGGATCAGGTCCTGCAACGCGGCGAACTGAAAGTATGCACGACGGGCGACTACAAGCCCTACACCTACAAAGCCGAAACGGGCGAATACGAAGGCATCGACATCGACATGGCGCGCTCGCTTGCCGCCAGCCTGGGCGTCAAGGTGCAGTGGGTACAAACCACCTGGAAAACCCTCATGCCGGATATGGTCGCGGGCAAATGCGACATCGGCATGGGCGGGATTTCCGTGACCCTGGAGCGCCAGAAGAAAGCCTACTTCAGCACCACCCTGGACGTGGATGGCAAGATCCCGCTGGTACGTTGCGAGGACCAGGCGCGCTACCAGACCATCGAGCAGCTCAACCAGCCTTCGGTGCGCCTGGTGGAACCGGCCGGTGGCACCAACGAAGCCTTCGTCCGGGCGTTCTTGCCCAAGGGACAACTCAAGTTCCACGACAACGTGACCATCTTCCAGGAGCTGCTGGACAAACGAGCCGACGTGATGATCACCGATGCGTCAGAAGCGCTCTATCAGCAGAAACTCAAGCCCGGTCTTTGCGCCGTCAACCCCAGTCGCTACTTGCAGTATGGCGAGAAGGCTTACCTGCTGCCACGCGATGACACCACCTGGAAAATGTACGTCGACCAGTGGCTGCACCTGAGCAAAGCAAATGGCAGCTACCAGAAGGTCATCGGCCAATGGCTGGCGGTTCCCCAGCAACAGTGACAGCACCTGCGCCGCACACGACTCACTCACCCAGGGTTTGTGTGCGGCCCCTGGAACTGGCATGTTGGTCGCTCAATTGATCAGCCACGAGGTTCCATGCAGATCGAGTTACTGGAAATCAGCGAACACCTGCATCGCTTTCCGCCTTTCGATGCCCTGCCCCAGCAAACCCTGGAGGCCATAGCGCAGCGCGTCGAGGTCAGCTACTTCAAGGCCGGCAGCGATATTCTCGAAACGGGCGCCATCGTCCACGACCTGCACTATGTACGCAGTGGCGCGGTCGAGATCTACCGGCGTAACGGCCAGCTATACAACCGTCTGGTGGAAGGCGACATCTTCGGTCAGGCCAGCCTGTTGCGCAGCAACAAAGTGCGCTTTCCCGCACGAGCCCTTGAAGACAGCCTGATCTACTTCATCCCGGCCGATGTGTTTGCCCAACTGTGCGAGCGGCATGACAGCTTCGCCGACTTTGTCGAGGCCGAAGGACACTCCAGGCTCAAGTCCGCCGTCGAGGCCCAGGGCCGCGCCAGCGAACTGATCCAACTGAAATCCCGCGCGCTGATTTCCCGGGACCTGGTCTGGGTCACCCCACAAACCAGCGTTCACGAAGCGGCACGGTTGATGTCCCAGGAAAGCGTTTCCTGCATCGTCGTCCTGGAACCAGCCGGACATCACCCGGAAAAAATGCTCGGCATCGTCACCGACCGCGACTTGCGCACCCGGGTAGTGGCCGCCAACCGCAGTGGCGATACCTGCATCGGTGAAGTGATGTCGACCGATCCGGTGGTCATCCAGGCGGATGACTCGTTGTTCGAAGCCATGTTGTGCATGCTTCGCAGCAACATCCACCACCTGCCGGTGATTCATAAGGGGCGCACGCTGGGGTTGATCAACCTGTCGGACATCATCCGGCACGAGTCCCAGAGCAGTCTGTACCTGGTCAACAGTATCTCCAACCAGACGTCTGTCGACGGCTTGCGATCATTGTTGCGGGATCTGCGCGGCACCTACATTCGCATGGTGCGCGACGGTGCGACAGCTCACATGATCGGCAGCGCCATCTCGGGTATTGGCCGCGCCTTCACCCAGCGGCTGCTCGAGTTGGCCGAACGGGAACTGGGGCCGCCGCCGGTTCCGTACTGCTTCATGGTGCTGGGATCGATGGCGCGGGACGAACAACTGCTGGTGACCGACCAGGACAACGCCCTGGTGCTGGATGATCGTTTCGACCCGGCCCTGCACGATGAATACTTCAAAAGCCTGGCCACTTTCGTCAGCGACGGCCTGGCAGAGTGCGGCTACAGCTACTGCAAGGGCGGTATCATGGCCACCAACGCGCAATGGCGTCAGCCATTACGAGTATGGCGCGAGTATTTCAGCCAGTGGATCGAGAAGCCCAATGCCGCCACCCTGCTCAACAGTTGCATCTTCTTTGACCTGGACGGGGTCTATGGCCAGCTGGAAATGGTGAACGAGCTCAAGGCGCTCTGCGCTGAAAAATCCAGGGCGACACCCGCCTTCCTGGCGGCGATGGCCCGTAATGCCTTGAACCGCACGCCCCCCTTGGGCTTCTTTCGCACCTTCGTGATGGAAACCGACGGCAAGCAAAAACAGATCATCAACCTCAAGGGCCGTGGTACGGCGCCGTTGACCGATCTGATCCGTATCCACGCCCTGGCCTGCGGGACCACGGCACAGAATTCCTTTGATCGTCTCGAAGCCATCAGCACCACACAGCTCGTGCAACCGCAGGCCATTGAGCATCTGCGCTACGCCTTGGAGTTCCTGTCGATGGTGCGCATCCGACACCAGGTAGAGGCCATCGAACAGGGCCAGAAACCGGATAACTACATCGAACCGGAACGCTTTTCCACCACTGAGCGGCACAACCTCAAGGAAGCGTTTCAGGTATTGAGTAATGCGCAGAAATTCCTGCGATTCCGCTACCCCGGTCACGCACGGCCATCACGATGAACACGCCGAAGAGACAAGAAACGCTGGATTGGGCGGCACGCTTCAAACGTCTGGCAAAGCAAGCCCGGCACCCGCTTCTGCAACGGTTCTACCAACACGGGGTCGTCGACGCCACGACGGCGCTGGAACAGGTAGAACTACTGGCCATGGACCTTGAAACCACCGGGTTGAACGCGCACACCGACAGTATCGTCAGCATCGGCCTGCTGCCATTCACCCTTAAGCGCATACGCTGCGGCGAAGCCCTGTACTGGGTGATCAAGCCCTCGCAGCTCAGTCATGAGTCGGTGACGTTTCATCACATCACACACTCCGACATCCGTCATGCTCCCCGATTGCCGGACGTCATGGAGAAAGTGCTGGAAGCCATGGAGGGGAAAGTCATGGTGGTGCATTACCGGGCCATCGAACGCAACTTCCTGGATCAGGCGTTACGCAACCACCTTGGGGAGGGCCTGCATTTTCCGGTGATTGACACGATGCAGCTGGAAGCGCGACAGGTGCGCGGTCAGCGCCGTTGGCTGGACCGACTGTTACGCCGTCCGCCCGAGTCCATCCGGCTGGCGGACAGTCGCTTGCGCTACAACCTGCCGCCCTATCACGCCCATCATGCCTTGACCGATGCCCTGGCGACGGCCGAGCTGTTGCAAGCGCAAATTGCCACTCACTACAGCCCGTCCATCCCCATCGGCCAACTGTGGGATTAAAGCTGTGGGATCAAAAGGTCAGGCGCGCGGCTCCGACATCAATCCCTTGACCAGGGAAATACAGCCCAGCAGCAGGACAATGGCAAACGGTAGACCGGTGGAAACCGCCATCGCTTGCAACGCAATCAAACCGCCGCCCAACAACAGCGCAATAGCGATCACGCCTTCAATGATGGCCCAGAACACCCGCTGTGGCACGGGCGCATCGACCTTGCCACCCGCTGTGATGGTATCGATGACCAGCGAGCCGGAATCCGAAGAGGTGATGAAAAACACGATCACCAGCACGATACCGAGCAGTGACGTGATCTCCTTGAGCGGGAGTCCTTCGAGCATCGCAAACAGCTTGAGCTCCAACACCGCATCCTTGACCCCGCTCAGCCCCTGGAGGGTGGCCTGGTCGATGGCGGTCCCGCCAAAGGTGGTCATCCACAATACCGACACCAGCGAAGGCACCAGCAGCACCGAGATCAGGAACTCACGAACGGTACGGCCGCGACTGACGCGGGCAATGAACATCCCCACAAACGGCGACCAGCTAATCCACCAGGCCCAGTAGAACGCCGTCCAGCCTTGGGTGAATTCAGTGTCCGTGCGACCGAAGGGGTTGGACAATGCCGGCAGATACTCGGCGTAGGTCACCAGGTTCTTGAAGAAGCCGGTGAGGATCGCCACGGTTGGCCCCACCACGATAATGAACAAAAGCAACAACAGGGCCAGGCCCA encodes the following:
- a CDS encoding YbdD/YjiX family protein — translated: MFNDLSRLGKYLGQAARLMVGMPDYDNYVEHMQSKHPDKPLMDYEAFFRERQEARYGGKAGPKCC
- a CDS encoding cache domain-containing protein, with product MLLKHKIVALGILPLVLAIAVICALVISLNRQLGDQQAQLIEDSILASKRAELKNYVEMAQSLIAPLYNNGQGDARAQQQVLEELRKLSFGINGYFFVYDRQGRSLMHARQSELVGQYLWDMKDPQGLPVIQALLKSAESGEGFQRYAWNKPSSGQVTDKLAYVVMLDRWGWMLGTGIYLEDVERATQQARAEVARGIHTTMQAIAAIALVAVLLVFAGGMTLNVSEHRLADKKLQRLNQRIVSLQEEERSRVSRELHDGISQLLVSIKFQFELASHVLEKGQENGLGILKNATDRLGEAIGEIRSISHDLRSSLLDTLGLSAAIGQLAAEFQQRSGLEVSYKSNEFDCRLENGAPVSLFRIAQEALTNIERHAGAKSVGITLFGSGESLRLTVVDDGMGFNVPQVERGHAGIGLRNIRERVEHFGGRLEMTSAPGRSELDILLPMNMPAIQS
- a CDS encoding response regulator; the protein is MNLPPVIRVALVDDHSLVRDGIRALLSVMPQLDVVGEAENGAQAIEMVGRCQPDLLLMDISLKDMNGLELTRLLGKQYPSLKILILSMYDNYEYVSESVRSGASGYVLKNAPSREIIAAIEAIISGGTFYSAEIAQRLATDQTTDNELTPRESQVLYKMVQGLNNKEMARELDISVRTVETHRLSIRRKLNIDKPAALVKYAIDHGIISR
- a CDS encoding GGDEF domain-containing protein, translating into MLMVPGILSVFGVAFVCAWFIDKKRDYLLLLAGGCALFACGATSQIFGLPPGHGPNAVVSGALYTAAVLAVAEGVLLRSHQRLGWRLDVVVVCAITLALAWFFYIDRNLLVRIYIQNFGYGAILLVAALKLRSLVRGRLVDKALFWVLLAFALHFFPRTLLTVGLSAPVDRVAFANSVFWQALQLSLAVLGVGLAFAILAAAIADVIDDLRRERDFDPLTGVLNRRGFEDRVTMLMKNRCGTTSLALCDIDKFKSINDTYGHDVGDNVLREVGHLLRTSARKRDIVGRLGGEEFAVLLPDTDAREAHECAERLRAAIENGTPVTLDAVGPVTASFGVGSLGPKETWKGLYKRVDLLLYQAKRTGRNRTVADDLPSRIDRQTEVQS
- a CDS encoding transporter substrate-binding domain-containing protein, which gives rise to MKNITSTMTFCGLLALCGSALAEPAPSHLDQVLQRGELKVCTTGDYKPYTYKAETGEYEGIDIDMARSLAASLGVKVQWVQTTWKTLMPDMVAGKCDIGMGGISVTLERQKKAYFSTTLDVDGKIPLVRCEDQARYQTIEQLNQPSVRLVEPAGGTNEAFVRAFLPKGQLKFHDNVTIFQELLDKRADVMITDASEALYQQKLKPGLCAVNPSRYLQYGEKAYLLPRDDTTWKMYVDQWLHLSKANGSYQKVIGQWLAVPQQQ
- a CDS encoding DUF294 nucleotidyltransferase-like domain-containing protein, yielding MQIELLEISEHLHRFPPFDALPQQTLEAIAQRVEVSYFKAGSDILETGAIVHDLHYVRSGAVEIYRRNGQLYNRLVEGDIFGQASLLRSNKVRFPARALEDSLIYFIPADVFAQLCERHDSFADFVEAEGHSRLKSAVEAQGRASELIQLKSRALISRDLVWVTPQTSVHEAARLMSQESVSCIVVLEPAGHHPEKMLGIVTDRDLRTRVVAANRSGDTCIGEVMSTDPVVIQADDSLFEAMLCMLRSNIHHLPVIHKGRTLGLINLSDIIRHESQSSLYLVNSISNQTSVDGLRSLLRDLRGTYIRMVRDGATAHMIGSAISGIGRAFTQRLLELAERELGPPPVPYCFMVLGSMARDEQLLVTDQDNALVLDDRFDPALHDEYFKSLATFVSDGLAECGYSYCKGGIMATNAQWRQPLRVWREYFSQWIEKPNAATLLNSCIFFDLDGVYGQLEMVNELKALCAEKSRATPAFLAAMARNALNRTPPLGFFRTFVMETDGKQKQIINLKGRGTAPLTDLIRIHALACGTTAQNSFDRLEAISTTQLVQPQAIEHLRYALEFLSMVRIRHQVEAIEQGQKPDNYIEPERFSTTERHNLKEAFQVLSNAQKFLRFRYPGHARPSR
- a CDS encoding 3'-5' exonuclease, whose amino-acid sequence is MNTPKRQETLDWAARFKRLAKQARHPLLQRFYQHGVVDATTALEQVELLAMDLETTGLNAHTDSIVSIGLLPFTLKRIRCGEALYWVIKPSQLSHESVTFHHITHSDIRHAPRLPDVMEKVLEAMEGKVMVVHYRAIERNFLDQALRNHLGEGLHFPVIDTMQLEARQVRGQRRWLDRLLRRPPESIRLADSRLRYNLPPYHAHHALTDALATAELLQAQIATHYSPSIPIGQLWD